A window from Primulina huaijiensis isolate GDHJ02 chromosome 13, ASM1229523v2, whole genome shotgun sequence encodes these proteins:
- the LOC140956293 gene encoding uncharacterized protein has product MNFIYALTGWEGSAADARVLRDALSKDDSLRVPRGCYYLCDNGYANAEGFSTPYRRVRYHRDAWGNRACGPQDYKDLFNWRHSQARNVIERAFGLLKKRWAILRSPSFYPLKFQNHIILACILLHNFIRAQMDEDPMGNVDEYVGNPVNETQYAYIDSLESSLGWDAWRDEFAMSMWNMNN; this is encoded by the exons ATGAATTTCATCTACGCTCTGACGGGCTGGGAGGGTTCCGCGGCAGATGCTCGAGTTTTACGAGATGCGCTAAGCAAGGATGATTCATTGAGAGTTCCACGAG GTTGTTATTATCTCTGTGATAACGGATATGCAAATGCTGAGGGTTTCTCGACTCCGTATCGTCGTGTTAGGTATCATCGTGATGCTTGGGGCAATCGTGCTTGCGGGCCACAAGATTACAAGGATTTGTTCAACTGGAGACACTCTCAAGCTCGGAATGTAATTGAAAGAGCATTTGGTTTGTTGAAAAAAAGATGGGCCATCCTTCGAAGTCCTTCGTTTTACCCACTAAAATTTCAGAACCATATAATTTTGGCTTGCATTCTATTACACAATTTCATACGAGCTCAAATGGATGAAGATCCAATGGGCAATGTAGATGAGTATGTTGGGAACCCGGTTAATGAGACACAATATGCTTACATTGACAGTTTGGAGTCTTCACTTGGGTGGGATGCTTGGAGAGACGAGTTTGCAATGTCGATGTGGAACATGAATAATTAA
- the LOC140991800 gene encoding probable LRR receptor-like serine/threonine-protein kinase At1g74360: MIMPEEETDQCLFRAAFFCFLILITAKLAIGDSLQSDREVLLELRAYLEKENPVSMNRGKYTQWDPQESSPCNWPGISCNETTNRVTKVDLSDCNISGNLFQNFSALTELSYLDLSLNTIGGVLPEDLGRCRNLRLLNLSHNILNGALNFTALGNLEVLDLTLNRIQVDIELSIPKSCDNLVVANISNNNFTGEVGGIFETCSNLKYLDLSANSLQGDIWIGLDRIEELSISQNKFSGTVPSSIFTQNCSLRLLDFSDNQLSGEFPAEISLCEGLEVLSLWGNDFTGLIPKEIGSLHNIQELYLGNNNFSRDIPETLLDLRSLTFLDLSRNNFRGDIQTIFGRFTQVKFLLLHKNSYTGGIYTSGVLGLSNLSRLDLSYNNLSGPLPVEISQMAGLKFLILAYNQFTGSIPSEYGNLSGLQALDLSFNMLQGWIPPSLGNLTSLLWLMLANNSLTGEIPPEIGNCSSLLWLNLANNQLSGSIPPQLTRIGMNARATFLLNRENNQIPGSGECLAMKRWIPANYPPFIFLYKLLTRKNCKSLWDRILKGYGLFSVCLPGSNVRTTLISGYVQLSGNWLSGEVPLEIGNMLNISMLHLGFNQFNGTLPSVIGKLPLVVLNITKNNFSGQIPWQIGNLKCLQNLDLSYNNFSGAFPNSLNNLNDLSKFNVSYNPYISGVIPQTGQLSTFEKSSFLGDPLLHLPSFIENATDHSSGRKGTSDKKPKGLGVVLFALILAFLICGLMTLVVYLVVKSPVHESGYLLEYSKEQQLEFASSSGASSPWLSNTIKVIRLDKTAFTHSDILKATRSFSDDRIIGRGGSGTVYRGVLPDGREVAIKKLQTGGIEGEREFRAEMEVLTGNAFGWPHPNLVPLYGWCLDGSEKLLVYEYMEGGSLEDLITNRISLNWRRRIEITIDVARALVFLHHECFPSIVHRDVKASNVLLDKNGKARVTDFGLARVVDAGGSHVSTMVAGTVGYVAPEYGQTWKATTKGDVYSYGVLVMELATSRRAVDGGEECLVEWAKRVVGDGRHGYNRTTIPVALLVSGLEGGAEQMSELLRIGIWCTTESPHSRPNMKEVLAMLFKISCSQKDGFSVP, from the exons ATGATCATGCCAGAAGAGGAAACCGATCAGTGTCTGTTTCGTGCTGCTTTTTTCTGTTTCTTGATCCTCATTACAG CAAAGCTTGCCATCGGAGACTCACTACAATCTGATAGAGAAGTACTGCTAGAGCTTAGAGCATATCTTGAGAAAGAAAATCCCGTCTCTATGAATCGAGGAAAATACACACAGTGGGATCCTCAAGAATCGTCTCCATGCAACTGGCCTGGAATTTCTTGCAATGAAACGACCAATCGTGTGACGAAAGTCGATCTTTCTGACTGCAATATATCGGGTAATCTCTTCCAAAACTTCTCTGCCTTAACAGAGTTATCCTATCTCGACTTGTCCTTGAACACGATTGGCGGGGTCCTACCAGAAGATTTAGGCCGGTGCCGGAACCTCAGATTATTGAATTTGTCACACAACATTCTAAATGGTGCACTCAACTTCACTGCTCTTGGAAATTTGGAGGTTCTTGATCTGACCCTGAACAGAATTCAAGTTGATATAGAACTAAGTATACCCAAAAGTTGTGATAATTTGGTGGTTGCAAATATTTCCAATAACAATTTCACTGGCGAGGTAGGTGGCATCTTTGAAACTTGCAGTAATTTGAAGTATCTTGATCTTAGTGCAAATTCTTTGCAAGGAGATATATGGATTGGACTTGATAGGATTGAGGAACTTTCGATATCTCAGAACAAGTTCTCCGGCACTGTTCCTTCGTCGATTTTCACTCAGAATTGCAGCTTGCGTTTGTTGGATTTCTCGGATAATCAGTTATCGGGAGAATTTCCAGCAGAAATATCTCTTTGTGAAGGCCTGGAGGTTCTTAGTTTGTGGGGTAATGATTTTACTGGGCTTATTCCTAAGGAAATAGGATCACTACAtaatattcaagaactttactTGGGAAACAACAACTTTTCAAGAGATATTCCAGAAACTTTACTAGACCTGAGAAGCTTGACGTTTCTTGATCTGAGCAGGAACAATTTTAGAGGCGATATACAGACAATTTTTGGAAGGTTCACGCAGGTGAAGTTTCTTCTGTTGCATAAAAATTCGTACACGGGAGGAATATATACGTCTGGTGTTCTTGGGCTATCCAATCTTTCTCGGTTGGATTTGAGTTACAACAATCTCTCTGGTCCATTACCGGTTGAAATATCCCAAATGGCTGGCTTAAAGTTCTTGATTCTTGCCTACAATCAGTTCACAGGAAGCATACCCAGCGAGTACGGAAATCTTTCTGGCCTTCAAGCACTTGATCTTTCTTTCAATATGTTACAAGGTTGGATTCCTCCAAGTTTAGGGAATTTAACCTCACTTCTGTGGCTGATGCTTGCTAACAATTCACTGACGGGCGAAATCCCACCGGAAATCGGGAACTGCAGCAGCTTGTTATGGTTGAATCTTGCAAATAACCAGCTTTCAGGATCAATACCACCTCAGTTGACAAGAATTGGCATGAACGCTAGGGCTACATTTCTGTTAAACAGGGAAAACAACCAGATTCCTGGCTCAGGGGAATGCTTGGCAATGAAGAGATGGATACCGGCAAATTATCctccatttatttttttgtacaaaCTTTTAACAAGAAAGAACTGTAAAAGCTTGTGGGACAGGATTCTTAAAGGATATGGTCTGTTTTCTGTTTGTTTACCGGGGTCTAATGTTCGAACTACTCTGATATCTGGCTATGTCCAACTTAGTGGGAATTGGTTATCTGGTGAGGTGCCTCTAGAAATTGGAAATATGCTGAATATCAGTATGTTGCATCTGGGATTCAATCAATTCAATGGTACACTACCTTCAGTGATTGGAAAGCTGCCACTAGTTGTCCTCAATATTACAAAGAACAATTTTTCTGGCCAAATTCCTTGGCAGATTGGCAACCTCAAGTGCTTGCAGAATCTGGATCTGTCATATAACAACTTTTCTGGTGCATTTCCTAATAGCTTGAATAACTTGAACGATTTAAGTAAATTCAATGTTTCCTACAATCCTTATATATCTGGTGTGATCCCACAGACCGGTCAGTTATCAACATTTGAGAAATCGTCGTTCCTTGGCGATCCCCTTTTACACCTTCCATCCTTCATTGAGAATGCTACAGACCATTCATCAGGAAGAAAGGGTACATCAGATAAGAAGCCTAAAGGCCTAGGTGTGGTTCTTTTTGCGTTAATACTAGCATTCTTGATCTGTGGGCTCATGACACTCGTAGTTTACCTCGTCGTAAAAAGCCCTGTTCATGAATCTGGATATCTTTTAGAGTATTCTAAAGAACAGCAGCTCGAATTTGCATCAAGCTCTGGTGCATCTTCACCATGGTTGTCAAACACAATAAAAGTCATTCGCCTAGATAAAACAGCCTTCACTCATTCTGACATCTTGAAGGCCACACGAAGCTTTTCAGATGACAGAATCATAGGACGTGGAGGATCTGGAACCGTTTATCGAGGAGTTCTACCAGATGGCAGGGAAGTAGCCATCAAGAAACTCCAAACAGGAGGCATTGAAGGGGAAAGAGAGTTCAGAGCCGAAATGGAAGTCCTAACCGGAAATGCCTTCGGTTGGCCTCATCCAAACCTCGTTCCTCTATATGGATGGTGCCTCGATGGATCAGAAAAGCTACTTGTTTACGAGTACATGGAAGGGGGAAGCTTAGAGGATCTCATCACCAACAGAATAAGCCTAAACTGGAGAAGACGTATAGAGATCACAATCGACGTAGCACGAGCTTTAGTCTTTCTGCACCATGAGTGCTTCCCTAGTATAGTCCACAGAGATGTGAAGGCTAGCAATGTGCTCCTCGACAAGAATGGAAAGGCTCGAGTCACGGATTTTGGCCTAGCACGGGTAGTGGATGCTGGAGGAAGCCATGTCAGCACGATGGTGGCAGGAACCGTGGGATACGTTGCACCAGAATACGGGCAGACATGGAAAGCAACAACAAAGGGTGATGTTTATAGCTACGGTGTGCTAGTGATGGAGCTAGCAACCAGTAGAAGGGCTGTTGATGGTGGCGAAGAATGTTTGGTCGAATGGGCTAAACGGGTTGTGGGGGATGGGAGACACGGCTACAACCGGACAACTATACCCGTCGCGTTATTGGTATCAGGCTTAGAAGGAGGAGCAGAACAGATGAGTGAACTGCTTCGGATCGGTATCTGGTGCACAACTGAGAGCCCTCATTCGAGGCCTAATATGAAAGAAGTTTTAGCAATGCTTTTCAAGATTTCTTGCAGCCAAAAGGATGGATTTTCTGTTCCCTAA
- the LOC140991747 gene encoding APO protein 3, mitochondrial-like isoform X1, whose protein sequence is MLTARGRTFSNLCQIFIRNLYKETRTNASESRSFACTSCSNRLDSLELPRKLRKSERKPWVTDINEVKRKARLEKQERTMVRETNFKPPKNGLLVKGLIPVAHDVLAARNQLLFYTSRVAHSISIYFCSVCGDVHVGDPPHKIRTCNVSGSQTNKEHVWKRGGVEHVLPVVESFHLYDRLGRAVSHNERLQVDRIPAIVELCIQAGVDIPKYATRRREFPVYYVAGRLIDFEKKFPKTDSYEKDINTSGFWASPKSSNDDQKFLDFPFDNLKGFAVRGMEALDKLHSGVLKLMEKYDVQACGYCNEVQVGPKGHRVRQCQAFKHQMRDGQHAWQQASTDDIIPPVYVWHVGDSQDRLLIDALKRYYGKLPAVVELFAQAGASVGEKYRGMMQEDVIVPSLDEENLVV, encoded by the exons ATGCTCACTGCACGAGGCCGAACATTCTCGAACCTATGCCAGATTTTTATAAGAAATCTTTACAAAGAAACTCGAACGAATGCATCAGAATCAAGAAGTTTTGCTTGCACATCGTGCTCAAACAGGTTGGATTCGTTGGAGCTACCAAGAAAGCTTAGAAAGTCCGAACGGAAGCCATGGGTGACAGATATTAACGAAGTGAAGCGAAAAGCTAGATTGGAAAAGCAAGAGAGAACAATGGTTCGAGAGACTAATTTCAAGCCTCCCAAAAATGGGCTGTTGGTAAAAGGACTAATCCCAGTTGCTCATGATGTTTTAGCTGCCAGAAATCAATTACTGTTTTATACATCAAGAGTCGCTCATAGTATATCCATTTATTTTTGCAG TGTTTGCGGAGATGTTCATGTGGGTGATCCACCACATAAGATTCGGACATGTAATGTGAGCGGAAGCCAAACAAATAAAGAACATGTGTGGAAGAGAGGAGGAGTTGAGCATGTGTTGCCTGTTGTGGAATCTTTTCATCTGTATGATAGACTGGGAAGAGCTGTTTCGCACAATGAACGTCTACAAGTAGATCGGATTCCGGCCATCGTGGAATTGTGCATTCAAGCTGGTGTGGACATTCCTAAGTATGCAACCAGAAGACGTGAGTTCCCTGTTTACTACGTTGCTGGAAGGCTGATTGATTTTGAGAAGAAGTTTCCGAAAACTGATTCATATGAAAAGGACATAAACACATCTGGCTTTTGGGCATCACCAAAGAGTTCTAACGATGATCAGAAATTTTTGGATTTTCCATTCGACAATCTCAAAG GTTTTGCTGTGCGAGGAATGGAAGCACTGGATAAATTACATTCCGGAGTCCTAAAACTCATGGAGAAATATGATGTCCAAGCATGTGGATATTGTAATGAGGTGCAAGTTGGGCCTAAAGGGCATAGGGTGAGGCAATGCCAGGCATTCAAACACCAAATGAGGGACGGCCAACATGCTTGGCAACAAGCGTCCACTGACGACATTATTCCCCCTGTATACGTGTGGCATGTTGGGGATTCACAAGATAGACTTCTCATTGATGCTTTGAAGCGGTATTACGGGAAGTTACCTGCTGTGGTCGAGTTGTTTGCACAAGCTGGAGCATCAGTAGGAGAAAAATATCGGGGAATGATGCAGGAAGATGTCATCGTACCTAGTTTAGATGAAGAAAATCTTGTTGTTTGA
- the LOC140991747 gene encoding APO protein 3, mitochondrial-like isoform X2 produces the protein MLTARGRTFSNLCQIFIRNLYKETRTNASESRSFACTSCSNRLDSLELPRKLRKSERKPWVTDINEVKRKARLEKQERTMVRETNFKPPKNGLLVKGLIPVAHDVLAARNQLLFYTSRVAHSISIYFCSVCGDVHVGDPPHKIRTCNVSGSQTNKEHVWKRGGVEHVLPVVESFHLYDRLGRAVSHNERLQVDRIPAIVELCIQAGVDIPKYATRRRFAVRGMEALDKLHSGVLKLMEKYDVQACGYCNEVQVGPKGHRVRQCQAFKHQMRDGQHAWQQASTDDIIPPVYVWHVGDSQDRLLIDALKRYYGKLPAVVELFAQAGASVGEKYRGMMQEDVIVPSLDEENLVV, from the exons ATGCTCACTGCACGAGGCCGAACATTCTCGAACCTATGCCAGATTTTTATAAGAAATCTTTACAAAGAAACTCGAACGAATGCATCAGAATCAAGAAGTTTTGCTTGCACATCGTGCTCAAACAGGTTGGATTCGTTGGAGCTACCAAGAAAGCTTAGAAAGTCCGAACGGAAGCCATGGGTGACAGATATTAACGAAGTGAAGCGAAAAGCTAGATTGGAAAAGCAAGAGAGAACAATGGTTCGAGAGACTAATTTCAAGCCTCCCAAAAATGGGCTGTTGGTAAAAGGACTAATCCCAGTTGCTCATGATGTTTTAGCTGCCAGAAATCAATTACTGTTTTATACATCAAGAGTCGCTCATAGTATATCCATTTATTTTTGCAG TGTTTGCGGAGATGTTCATGTGGGTGATCCACCACATAAGATTCGGACATGTAATGTGAGCGGAAGCCAAACAAATAAAGAACATGTGTGGAAGAGAGGAGGAGTTGAGCATGTGTTGCCTGTTGTGGAATCTTTTCATCTGTATGATAGACTGGGAAGAGCTGTTTCGCACAATGAACGTCTACAAGTAGATCGGATTCCGGCCATCGTGGAATTGTGCATTCAAGCTGGTGTGGACATTCCTAAGTATGCAACCAGAAGAC GTTTTGCTGTGCGAGGAATGGAAGCACTGGATAAATTACATTCCGGAGTCCTAAAACTCATGGAGAAATATGATGTCCAAGCATGTGGATATTGTAATGAGGTGCAAGTTGGGCCTAAAGGGCATAGGGTGAGGCAATGCCAGGCATTCAAACACCAAATGAGGGACGGCCAACATGCTTGGCAACAAGCGTCCACTGACGACATTATTCCCCCTGTATACGTGTGGCATGTTGGGGATTCACAAGATAGACTTCTCATTGATGCTTTGAAGCGGTATTACGGGAAGTTACCTGCTGTGGTCGAGTTGTTTGCACAAGCTGGAGCATCAGTAGGAGAAAAATATCGGGGAATGATGCAGGAAGATGTCATCGTACCTAGTTTAGATGAAGAAAATCTTGTTGTTTGA